Proteins from a genomic interval of Piscinibacter sp. HJYY11:
- a CDS encoding ABC transporter ATP-binding protein codes for MELTLERVDKIVGPETHLYPLDLTLAPRAVTVLLGATQAGKTTLMRLMAGLDAPSHGLVRVDGKDVTGMPVRERNVAMVYQQFINYPSMSVFDNIASPLKLRGDKSIANRVQELAAKLHIEPFLKRLPAELSGGQQQRVALARALAKNAPLMLLDEPLVNLDYKLREELRDELTQLFAAGDSTVVYATTEPTEALLLGGYTAVMDAGELLQYGPTADVFHKPKSIRVARAFSDPPMNLIEGNAASLGVSLPAGVQLSVPLPAASTANLTIGVRASALHITQRPGDVALPGKVELAEISGSDTFVHVETAVGELVAQLTGVHFFDLGSNITLYLHPAQVYVFDASGALLVAPTRGMT; via the coding sequence ATGGAGTTGACCCTGGAGCGGGTCGACAAGATCGTGGGCCCCGAGACCCACCTCTACCCGCTGGATTTGACGCTCGCACCGCGCGCGGTGACCGTGCTGCTCGGCGCCACGCAGGCGGGCAAGACCACGCTGATGCGCCTGATGGCGGGGCTGGATGCGCCCAGCCACGGCCTGGTGCGCGTGGACGGCAAGGACGTGACCGGCATGCCGGTGCGCGAGCGCAATGTCGCCATGGTCTACCAGCAGTTCATCAACTACCCGTCGATGAGCGTGTTCGACAACATCGCCTCGCCGCTCAAGCTGCGCGGCGACAAGAGCATTGCCAACCGCGTGCAGGAGCTCGCGGCCAAGCTGCACATCGAGCCCTTCCTCAAGCGCCTGCCGGCCGAGCTTTCCGGTGGCCAGCAACAGCGTGTGGCATTGGCCCGCGCGCTCGCGAAGAACGCCCCGCTGATGCTGCTCGACGAGCCGCTGGTGAACCTGGACTACAAGCTGCGCGAGGAACTGCGCGACGAGCTGACTCAGCTCTTCGCCGCCGGCGACTCGACCGTCGTCTACGCCACCACCGAGCCCACCGAAGCGCTGCTGCTCGGCGGCTACACCGCGGTGATGGATGCTGGCGAGCTGCTGCAGTACGGCCCCACCGCCGATGTGTTCCACAAGCCGAAGTCCATCCGCGTGGCGCGTGCGTTCAGCGACCCGCCGATGAACCTGATCGAAGGCAATGCCGCCTCGCTCGGCGTTTCCCTCCCGGCCGGCGTGCAGCTCTCGGTGCCGCTGCCGGCGGCCAGCACCGCCAACCTGACCATCGGCGTGCGTGCGAGCGCGCTGCACATCACGCAACGCCCCGGCGACGTGGCCCTGCCCGGCAAGGTGGAGCTGGCCGAGATCTCGGGCTCCGACACCTTTGTGCACGTGGAGACGGCGGTCGGCGAACTCGTCGCCCAGCTCACCGGCGTGCATTTCTTCGACCTCGGCTCGAACATCACGCTCTACCTGCACCCGGCGCAGGTCTACGTGTTCGATGCCAGCGGCGCGCTGCTCGTCGCGCCCACGCGGGGGATGACCTGA
- a CDS encoding ABC transporter ATP-binding protein gives MARIDLDLAHSYRPNPQKDEDYALLPLKMTFRDGGAYALLGPSGCGKTTLLNIISGLVTPSHGTVKFNGTDVTKQTPQQRNIAQVFQFPVIYDTMTVAENLAFPLKNRGVSPDKIKQRVGTIAEMLEMSHQLDIRAAGLSADQKQKISLGRGLVREDVSAVLFDEPLTVIDPHLKWQLRRKLKQIHHELKLTLIYVTHDQVEALTFAEEVVVMTRGKAVQIGSADQLFERPQHTFVGHFIGSPGMNFLPAAIVPGAPEGADTLGVRPEYVTLTEPRAPGALQAVVTQRQDVGTYWLVTAKSGDSVIRARLSPETTPPAVGDAAWFGVKGTHTCYYKNEELVA, from the coding sequence ATGGCCCGCATCGACCTCGACCTCGCGCACTCGTACCGCCCGAATCCCCAGAAGGATGAGGACTACGCGCTGCTGCCCCTGAAGATGACCTTCCGCGACGGCGGCGCGTATGCACTGCTCGGCCCCTCGGGCTGCGGCAAGACCACGCTGCTCAACATCATCTCGGGCCTCGTCACGCCCTCGCACGGCACGGTGAAGTTCAACGGCACCGACGTCACGAAGCAGACGCCGCAGCAGCGCAACATCGCCCAGGTGTTCCAGTTCCCCGTCATCTACGACACGATGACGGTGGCCGAGAACCTGGCCTTCCCGCTGAAGAACCGCGGTGTCTCGCCCGACAAGATCAAGCAGCGCGTCGGCACGATCGCCGAGATGCTGGAGATGAGCCACCAGCTCGACATCCGCGCGGCCGGCCTGTCGGCCGACCAGAAGCAGAAGATCTCGCTCGGCCGCGGCCTGGTGCGCGAAGACGTGAGCGCGGTGCTCTTCGACGAGCCGCTCACCGTGATCGACCCGCACCTCAAGTGGCAGCTTCGCCGCAAGCTCAAGCAGATCCACCATGAGTTGAAGCTCACGCTGATCTACGTGACGCACGACCAGGTCGAGGCGCTCACCTTCGCCGAAGAGGTGGTGGTGATGACACGTGGCAAGGCGGTGCAGATCGGCAGCGCCGACCAGCTCTTCGAAAGGCCGCAGCACACCTTCGTCGGCCACTTCATCGGCTCGCCGGGCATGAACTTCCTGCCGGCCGCCATCGTGCCCGGTGCGCCCGAAGGGGCCGACACGCTGGGCGTGCGCCCCGAATACGTGACGCTCACCGAGCCGCGCGCCCCGGGCGCCCTGCAGGCGGTGGTGACACAACGGCAGGACGTCGGCACCTACTGGCTCGTCACCGCGAAGTCGGGCGACAGCGTGATCCGCGCCCGCCTCTCGCCCGAGACCACGCCGCCGGCCGTCGGTGATGCCGCGTGGTTCGGCGTCAAAGGCACGCACACCTGCTACTACAAGAACGAGGAGTTGGTGGCATGA
- a CDS encoding carbohydrate ABC transporter permease: MKPINQKAWFLILPVILCVAFSAILPLMTVVNYSVQDIISPERRVFVGTEWFKSVMRDEDLQGALLRQIGFSFSVLLVEIPLGICLALSMPAQGWKSSLVLVLVAISLLIPWNVVGTIWQIYGRTDIGLLGAALAALGIDYSYTGYATDAWLTVLVMDVWHWTPLVALLCFAGLRAIPDAYYQAARIDGASKFAVFRYIQLPKLRGVLMIAVLLRFMDSFMIYTEPFVLTGGGPGNATTFLSQYLTQKAVGQFDLGPAAAFSLIYFLIILLLCFILYNWMQRVGTQNKTEASHG, encoded by the coding sequence ATGAAGCCGATCAACCAGAAAGCGTGGTTCCTGATCCTGCCCGTCATCCTGTGCGTGGCCTTCTCGGCCATCCTGCCGCTGATGACGGTGGTGAACTATTCGGTGCAGGACATCATCTCGCCCGAGCGGCGCGTGTTCGTCGGCACCGAGTGGTTCAAGTCGGTGATGCGCGACGAAGACCTGCAAGGCGCTCTCTTGCGCCAGATCGGTTTCTCGTTCTCGGTGCTGCTGGTCGAGATCCCGCTGGGCATCTGCCTCGCACTCTCGATGCCGGCCCAGGGCTGGAAGTCGTCGCTGGTGCTGGTGCTCGTCGCCATCTCGCTCTTGATCCCCTGGAACGTGGTCGGCACCATCTGGCAGATCTATGGCCGCACCGACATCGGCCTGCTCGGCGCCGCACTCGCGGCCCTCGGCATCGACTACAGCTACACGGGGTATGCGACTGACGCGTGGCTCACGGTGCTGGTGATGGACGTGTGGCACTGGACGCCGCTTGTCGCCCTGCTCTGCTTCGCCGGCCTGCGCGCCATTCCCGACGCGTACTACCAGGCCGCCCGCATCGACGGCGCGAGCAAGTTCGCGGTCTTCCGCTACATCCAGCTGCCCAAGCTGCGGGGCGTGCTGATGATCGCGGTGCTGCTGCGCTTCATGGACAGCTTCATGATCTACACCGAGCCCTTCGTGCTGACGGGCGGTGGCCCCGGCAATGCGACGACCTTCCTGAGCCAGTACCTCACGCAGAAGGCTGTCGGCCAGTTCGACCTCGGCCCGGCGGCTGCCTTCTCGCTGATCTACTTCCTGATCATCCTGCTGCTGTGCTTCATCCTCTACAACTGGATGCAGCGCGTGGGCACGCAAAACAAGACGGAGGCATCCCATGGATGA
- a CDS encoding carbohydrate ABC transporter permease — protein MDEKRFRKRSIFLVAYLLFAILPVYWMVNMSFKTNTEILSTFSLIPQDFTWEHYKTIFTDESWYSGYINSLIYVAINTVISLLVALPAAYAFSRYRFLGDKHVFFWLLTNRMTPPAVFLLPFFQLYTTLGLMDTHIAVALAHLLFNVPLAVWILEGFMSGIPREIDETAYIDGYSFPRFFLTIFIPLIKAGVGVAAFFCFMFSWVELLMARTLTSVDAKPIVATMTRTVSASGMDWGVLAAAGVLTIVPGAIVIWFVRHYIAKGFAMGRV, from the coding sequence ATGGATGAGAAACGCTTCCGCAAGCGCTCGATCTTCTTGGTCGCGTACCTCCTGTTCGCCATCCTGCCGGTGTACTGGATGGTCAACATGTCGTTCAAGACGAACACGGAGATCCTGTCCACCTTCAGCCTGATCCCGCAGGACTTCACCTGGGAGCACTACAAGACGATCTTCACCGACGAGAGCTGGTACTCGGGCTACATCAACTCGCTGATCTACGTGGCCATCAACACGGTGATCTCGCTGCTGGTGGCGCTGCCCGCGGCCTATGCGTTCAGCCGCTACCGCTTCCTCGGTGACAAGCACGTCTTCTTCTGGCTGCTGACCAACCGCATGACGCCGCCGGCGGTGTTCCTGCTCCCGTTCTTCCAGCTCTACACCACGCTCGGCCTGATGGACACGCACATCGCCGTGGCCCTCGCGCACCTGCTCTTCAACGTGCCGTTGGCGGTGTGGATCCTCGAAGGCTTCATGAGCGGCATCCCACGCGAGATCGACGAGACGGCGTACATCGACGGCTATTCCTTCCCGCGCTTCTTCCTCACCATCTTCATCCCGCTGATCAAGGCCGGCGTGGGCGTGGCCGCCTTCTTCTGCTTCATGTTCAGCTGGGTCGAGCTGCTGATGGCCCGCACGCTCACGAGCGTCGATGCGAAACCCATCGTCGCGACGATGACCCGCACCGTCAGCGCCTCCGGCATGGACTGGGGTGTGCTCGCCGCAGCGGGTGTCTTGACCATCGTCCCGGGCGCAATCGTGATCTGGTTCGTCCGTCACTACATTGCCAAGGGCTTCGCCATGGGCCGCGTGTGA
- a CDS encoding DUF2160 domain-containing protein, protein MFEWMAWTPPVAIFFTTIVLMLIAMTVWELKSPTTMRKGWLPMETTRGDRLFIGLLTAAYVNLAFVAVSEKLMTWLSLENEPSIWISFVISMALLALIMRKG, encoded by the coding sequence ATGTTCGAGTGGATGGCCTGGACGCCCCCCGTCGCGATCTTCTTCACCACCATCGTGCTGATGCTGATCGCCATGACGGTGTGGGAATTGAAGTCCCCCACAACCATGCGCAAGGGCTGGCTCCCGATGGAGACCACCCGAGGCGACCGCCTCTTCATCGGCCTCCTCACCGCCGCCTACGTCAACCTCGCCTTCGTTGCCGTCAGCGAGAAGCTGATGACGTGGCTGAGCCTGGAGAACGAACCGTCGATCTGGATCAGCTTTGTCATCTCGATGGCACTGCTGGCGTTGATCATGCGCAAAGGCTGA
- a CDS encoding ABC transporter substrate-binding protein, producing MKLRLNAVALAAAALVMGQSAWAGEAEAKKWIDSEFQPSTLSKEQQTAELKWFIEAAKKLQAKGVKEISVVSETITTHEYESKTLAKAFEEITGIKVKHDLIQEGDVVEKLQTSMQSGKSIYDGWISDSDLIGTHYRYGKIMNLTDYMAGKGKEWTNPGLDLKDFIGTSFTTGPDKKLYQLPDQQFANLYWFRADLFARADLKDRFKKKYGYDLGVPLNWSAYEDIADFFTNDVKTIDGKPIYGHMDYGKKDPSLGWRFTDAWLSMAGTADIGIPNGKPVDEWGIRASADGCTPLGASVSRGGATNSPAAVYALTKYVDWMKKYAPKEATGMTFGEAGPVPAQGQIAQQIFWYTAFTADMTKPGLPVVNADGTPKWRMAPGPNGPYWKQGMQNGYQDVGSWTFFDKHDENRTAAAWLYAQFVTAKTVSLKKTIVGLTPIRESDIQSKAMTDLAPKLGGLVEFYRSPARVAWTPTGTNVPDYPKLAQLWWKNVAVAVTGEKTPQAAMDNLAEEMDQVMARLERAGMARCAPKLNKKEDPKKYLSDKGAPWAKLANEKPKGETIAYDTLLNAWKAGKVR from the coding sequence ATGAAATTGCGCTTGAACGCTGTGGCCCTGGCCGCTGCCGCTCTGGTCATGGGCCAGAGCGCATGGGCCGGCGAGGCCGAAGCCAAGAAGTGGATCGACAGCGAGTTCCAGCCGTCCACGCTCAGCAAGGAGCAGCAGACGGCCGAGTTGAAGTGGTTCATCGAAGCAGCCAAGAAGCTGCAGGCCAAGGGCGTGAAGGAAATCTCGGTCGTCTCCGAGACCATCACCACGCACGAATATGAATCGAAGACGCTCGCCAAGGCCTTCGAAGAAATCACCGGCATCAAGGTCAAGCACGACCTGATCCAGGAAGGTGACGTCGTCGAAAAGCTGCAGACCTCCATGCAGTCCGGCAAGTCGATCTACGACGGCTGGATCTCCGACTCTGACCTGATCGGTACCCACTACCGCTACGGGAAGATCATGAACCTGACCGACTACATGGCCGGCAAGGGCAAGGAGTGGACGAACCCCGGCCTCGACCTGAAAGACTTCATCGGCACCAGCTTCACCACCGGCCCCGACAAGAAGCTCTACCAACTGCCCGACCAGCAGTTCGCCAACCTGTACTGGTTCCGTGCCGACCTCTTCGCGCGTGCCGACCTGAAGGACCGCTTCAAGAAGAAGTACGGCTACGACCTGGGCGTGCCGCTCAACTGGAGCGCGTACGAAGACATCGCGGACTTCTTCACCAACGACGTGAAGACCATCGACGGCAAGCCCATCTACGGCCACATGGACTACGGCAAGAAGGACCCGTCGCTCGGCTGGCGCTTCACCGACGCGTGGCTCTCGATGGCCGGCACCGCCGACATCGGCATCCCCAACGGCAAGCCGGTCGACGAGTGGGGCATCCGTGCCTCGGCCGACGGCTGCACGCCGCTCGGCGCTTCTGTCTCCCGCGGTGGCGCGACCAACTCGCCCGCCGCTGTCTACGCACTCACCAAGTACGTCGACTGGATGAAGAAGTACGCCCCGAAGGAAGCCACCGGCATGACCTTCGGCGAAGCCGGCCCCGTGCCCGCCCAAGGCCAGATCGCGCAGCAGATCTTCTGGTACACCGCCTTCACCGCCGACATGACCAAGCCCGGCCTGCCGGTGGTCAACGCCGACGGCACGCCCAAGTGGCGCATGGCCCCCGGTCCGAACGGCCCGTACTGGAAGCAAGGCATGCAGAACGGCTACCAGGACGTGGGCTCGTGGACCTTCTTCGACAAGCACGATGAAAACCGCACCGCCGCTGCGTGGCTGTATGCGCAGTTCGTGACGGCCAAGACCGTGTCGCTGAAGAAGACCATCGTCGGCCTGACCCCGATCCGCGAGTCGGACATCCAGAGCAAGGCCATGACCGACCTGGCACCGAAGCTCGGCGGCCTGGTTGAGTTCTACCGCTCGCCGGCCCGCGTGGCCTGGACGCCGACCGGCACCAACGTGCCCGACTACCCCAAGCTCGCGCAGCTCTGGTGGAAGAACGTGGCCGTCGCCGTGACGGGTGAGAAGACCCCGCAAGCTGCGATGGACAACCTCGCCGAAGAGATGGACCAGGTGATGGCCCGCCTCGAGCGCGCCGGCATGGCCCGTTGCGCCCCCAAGCTCAACAAGAAGGAAGACCCCAAGAAGTACCTGAGCGACAAGGGCGCCCCGTGGGCCAAGCTGGCCAACGAGAAGCCCAAGGGCGAAACCATCGCGTATGACACCTTGCTGAACGCCTGGAAGGCTGGCAAGGTTCGTTAA
- a CDS encoding DUF3597 domain-containing protein, which yields MSFFSKILDKLGLKDAQAAAPADPAATVPAAVTEAAPSPAAVAPAPAQEVVNPIAVVDVVAQLEKRAAANPQKLNWRTSIVDLLKLLDIDSGLEARKALAKELYCPDELMGDSAKMNIWLHKNVLAHIAANGGNIPKELTD from the coding sequence ATGAGCTTCTTCAGCAAGATCCTCGACAAGCTGGGCCTCAAGGATGCGCAAGCCGCCGCCCCCGCCGACCCGGCGGCCACCGTGCCCGCGGCGGTGACGGAAGCTGCGCCTTCACCGGCCGCCGTGGCGCCTGCGCCGGCGCAGGAAGTGGTCAACCCGATCGCGGTCGTCGACGTGGTGGCGCAACTGGAGAAACGCGCCGCGGCCAACCCGCAGAAGCTCAACTGGCGTACCTCCATCGTCGACCTGCTGAAGCTGCTCGACATCGACAGCGGCCTCGAGGCGCGCAAGGCGCTCGCCAAGGAGCTCTACTGCCCCGACGAGCTGATGGGCGACTCGGCCAAGATGAACATCTGGCTGCACAAGAACGTGCTGGCGCACATCGCGGCCAATGGCGGCAACATTCCGAAAGAGCTGACGGACTGA
- a CDS encoding cupin domain-containing protein, with translation MSESDCRGAAGPTYAQAERLDAAVFKGLDSIALKDDPIEPSWILEGQPHARSGCHSTNTDGWAATHVWECSGGRFRWHFGVEETVLILEGEVRVTDAKGRTQWLVPGTVAYFPTGTWWEWHIPQHVRKLSFNRRSVLPPARFLGRALGVLLRVFTRPTVPRLQPTIKETS, from the coding sequence ATGAGCGAAAGCGATTGTCGTGGGGCAGCCGGTCCTACTTACGCGCAAGCCGAGCGACTGGATGCCGCGGTTTTCAAGGGCCTCGACAGCATTGCGTTGAAAGACGACCCGATCGAGCCGAGCTGGATCCTCGAAGGCCAGCCGCATGCGCGCAGCGGCTGCCATTCCACCAACACCGACGGCTGGGCCGCCACGCATGTGTGGGAATGCAGCGGCGGGCGCTTCCGCTGGCACTTCGGCGTGGAGGAGACCGTGCTGATCCTCGAAGGCGAAGTGCGCGTGACCGATGCGAAAGGCCGCACGCAGTGGCTGGTGCCGGGCACCGTGGCCTATTTCCCCACGGGAACGTGGTGGGAATGGCACATCCCGCAGCATGTGCGCAAGCTGTCGTTCAACCGGCGGTCGGTGTTGCCGCCGGCGCGCTTTCTCGGCCGGGCCTTGGGCGTGTTGCTCAGGGTCTTCACCCGACCGACCGTTCCCCGACTTCAACCCACCATCAAGGAAACCTCATGA
- a CDS encoding DUF4198 domain-containing protein, which translates to MASLLPRLLLIVAGAVCAGTALAHDTWFEPLPAARPGEVSLRLGTGNRFPHHEFTVGEASLRHQGCRRAGAKAVPLQAAGETLQALTLKARPGGLGPVTCWAQQQPFDIEIAPATVEVYLKEVNASPAVRAAWAELQSRGLPWRERYVKHARIELPGRRANTAEGATPTGMAMDVLLESGLQPLKAGDTVRFQVLRDGQPLRDVAVELQNDVSPIGIWKKTDGEGRVSFTVPLAANWLLRGTDLRLSATAPDTWDSGFVTLAFRVGD; encoded by the coding sequence ATGGCCTCGCTCCTTCCTCGTCTGCTGTTGATCGTTGCCGGCGCCGTGTGCGCCGGCACTGCCCTCGCCCACGACACCTGGTTCGAACCCTTGCCGGCGGCGAGGCCCGGCGAGGTATCGCTCAGGCTCGGCACGGGCAACCGTTTCCCGCACCACGAGTTCACCGTGGGCGAAGCTTCGCTGCGCCACCAGGGGTGTCGCCGGGCTGGGGCAAAGGCCGTGCCGCTGCAGGCCGCGGGCGAGACATTGCAGGCGCTGACGCTGAAGGCGCGGCCCGGCGGCCTGGGCCCGGTCACCTGCTGGGCGCAGCAGCAGCCCTTCGACATCGAGATCGCGCCGGCCACCGTCGAGGTCTACCTGAAGGAGGTCAACGCCTCGCCGGCCGTGCGCGCGGCGTGGGCCGAGCTGCAATCGCGCGGCCTGCCGTGGCGCGAGCGCTACGTGAAGCACGCGCGCATCGAGCTGCCCGGCCGGCGCGCCAACACAGCCGAGGGCGCCACGCCCACCGGCATGGCGATGGACGTGCTGCTCGAGAGCGGCCTGCAGCCCCTCAAGGCCGGCGACACCGTGCGCTTCCAGGTGCTGCGCGACGGGCAGCCCTTGCGTGATGTCGCCGTCGAGCTGCAGAACGACGTGAGCCCGATCGGCATCTGGAAGAAAACCGATGGCGAAGGGCGCGTGAGCTTCACCGTGCCGCTGGCCGCCAACTGGCTGCTGCGCGGCACCGACCTGCGCCTCTCGGCCACAGCGCCCGACACCTGGGACAGCGGCTTCGTGACGCTCGCGTTTCGCGTGGGCGACTAG
- a CDS encoding alpha/beta fold hydrolase — MTTPDDDLTRFEAHGAPPLPLPRHEGRLLHDGASIWHASFGDGPPVVLLHGGYGHAGNWGHQVPVLLAASFQVIVIDSRGHGRSTLGDGALSYERMAADTLAVLDHLASPPATLVGWSDGAVIALIAALQAPARVAGVLFFGCAMDPSGLRDDIEFTPVLQRCMRRHEFDYAALSPTPGAFETLRAALQPLHQDEPHYSAGQLARVSVPVRVVHSEHDEFIRREHALYLARVIPGATFRELPSVGHLVPLQRPDVFDAAMLDFVNRA; from the coding sequence ATGACGACCCCCGACGACGACCTCACCCGCTTCGAAGCCCATGGCGCACCGCCCTTGCCCCTGCCACGGCACGAAGGCCGTCTGCTGCACGATGGCGCCTCGATCTGGCATGCGAGCTTCGGCGATGGCCCGCCTGTCGTGCTGCTGCACGGTGGCTATGGCCACGCCGGCAACTGGGGCCACCAGGTGCCGGTGCTGCTGGCCGCGAGCTTCCAGGTGATCGTGATCGACAGCCGCGGCCACGGCCGCAGCACGCTTGGCGACGGTGCCCTGAGCTACGAGCGCATGGCCGCCGACACGCTTGCCGTGCTCGACCATCTCGCGTCGCCACCGGCCACGCTCGTGGGCTGGAGCGACGGCGCGGTCATCGCGCTGATCGCCGCGTTGCAGGCGCCCGCGCGTGTGGCCGGCGTGCTCTTCTTCGGCTGCGCGATGGACCCGAGCGGCCTGCGCGACGACATCGAGTTCACGCCGGTGCTGCAGCGCTGCATGCGGCGCCATGAGTTCGACTACGCGGCGCTGTCGCCCACTCCCGGGGCCTTCGAGACGCTGCGCGCGGCGCTGCAACCGCTGCACCAGGACGAGCCGCACTACAGCGCCGGGCAGCTTGCACGGGTGAGCGTGCCGGTGAGGGTGGTGCACAGCGAGCACGACGAGTTCATCCGCCGCGAGCACGCGCTGTACCTCGCGCGTGTCATCCCCGGCGCCACGTTCCGCGAGCTGCCGTCGGTGGGCCACCTGGTGCCGCTGCAGCGGCCGGACGTCTTCGATGCGGCGATGCTGGACTTCGTGAACCGCGCCTAG
- a CDS encoding RNA polymerase sigma factor, with the protein MAEPVAAQEIETVYQAESRRALATLIRLLGDFDLAEEALQDAFEAALQQCPREGLPAHPRAWLVSTGRFKAIDALRRHARFTPWDEVAEQVMAMAADPPPDEELIADDRLRLIFNCCHPALNLDAQVALTLREVCGLSSEQIAHAFLVPLPTMAQRLVRAKTRIRVARIPYEVPPREALAERLDAVLRVVYLVFNEGYSASSGEAVTRHDLSAEAIRLGRLLLELLPDPEARGLLALMLLHDARRHARTTHDGEMVLLADQDRRLWDRARIDEGVALVTEALRSGRFGAYTLQAAIAAVHAEALDAASTDWPQIVGLYDVLQRVDASPVVALNRAVAIGMRDGPAAGIAAVDAAMASGALRQYHLAHAARADFLRRAGRLPQAREAYETALGLAKQAREIRFLQRRLDECRPDGTPT; encoded by the coding sequence TTGGCTGAGCCGGTCGCCGCGCAGGAGATCGAGACGGTCTACCAGGCCGAGTCTCGGCGTGCGCTCGCCACCCTGATCCGCCTGCTCGGTGACTTCGACCTTGCCGAAGAGGCCTTGCAGGATGCCTTCGAAGCCGCCTTGCAGCAGTGTCCGCGCGAGGGCCTGCCCGCCCATCCGCGTGCATGGCTGGTGTCCACCGGCCGCTTCAAGGCGATCGACGCGCTCCGCCGCCATGCACGCTTCACGCCCTGGGACGAGGTCGCCGAACAGGTGATGGCGATGGCTGCCGACCCGCCGCCCGACGAAGAGCTGATCGCCGACGACCGGCTGCGCCTCATCTTCAACTGCTGCCACCCGGCGCTGAACCTTGATGCGCAGGTCGCCCTCACGCTGCGCGAGGTGTGCGGGCTCTCGAGCGAGCAGATCGCGCATGCGTTCCTGGTGCCGCTGCCCACGATGGCGCAGCGCCTGGTGCGCGCCAAGACCCGGATCCGTGTCGCGCGCATCCCCTACGAAGTGCCGCCGCGCGAGGCGCTGGCCGAGCGGCTCGACGCGGTGCTGCGGGTGGTCTACCTCGTCTTCAACGAAGGCTACAGCGCGAGCTCGGGCGAGGCGGTGACGCGCCACGACCTGAGCGCCGAAGCCATCCGCCTCGGCCGGCTGCTGCTGGAGCTGCTGCCCGACCCCGAGGCGCGTGGCCTGCTCGCGCTGATGCTGCTGCATGACGCGCGCCGCCATGCGCGCACCACGCACGACGGAGAGATGGTGCTGCTGGCCGACCAGGACCGGCGCCTGTGGGACCGGGCCCGGATCGACGAGGGCGTGGCGCTCGTCACCGAGGCGCTGCGCAGCGGGCGGTTCGGGGCCTACACCTTGCAGGCGGCGATTGCGGCGGTGCATGCGGAAGCGCTCGATGCGGCCTCGACCGACTGGCCGCAGATCGTCGGCCTCTACGACGTGCTGCAACGGGTGGATGCGTCGCCGGTGGTCGCGCTCAACCGCGCGGTGGCGATCGGCATGCGCGACGGGCCTGCCGCCGGCATCGCCGCGGTCGACGCCGCGATGGCCTCGGGTGCGCTCCGGCAGTACCACCTGGCCCACGCAGCGCGGGCCGACTTCCTGCGCCGCGCCGGTCGGCTGCCGCAGGCCCGCGAGGCTTACGAGACCGCGCTCGGCCTCGCCAAGCAGGCGCGGGAGATCCGCTTCCTGCAACGCCGACTCGACGAATGCCGCCCCGACGGAACCCCGACATGA
- a CDS encoding YciI family protein — protein MKFLCLVYLSQERMDALTPEEQRTLDRDSIAYDQRLEAEGVLLGSLPLDSSRKAVSLRRVKGCLTQTEGPYVETKEVLGGWILVDVPSIDDALRIAASIPVVQYGGVEVRPVYQMQA, from the coding sequence GTGAAATTCCTGTGCCTCGTCTACCTGTCCCAAGAACGCATGGACGCGCTCACCCCCGAGGAGCAGCGCACGCTCGACCGCGACTCGATCGCCTACGACCAACGGCTGGAGGCCGAGGGCGTCCTGCTCGGCTCGCTGCCGCTCGATTCGAGCCGCAAGGCGGTGTCGCTGCGGCGGGTGAAGGGCTGCCTCACCCAGACCGAGGGGCCGTATGTCGAGACCAAGGAGGTGCTGGGCGGCTGGATCCTGGTCGACGTGCCCTCCATCGACGACGCGCTGCGCATTGCGGCCAGCATCCCGGTGGTGCAGTACGGCGGGGTGGAGGTGCGCCCGGTCTACCAGATGCAGGCGTGA